A part of Pseudochaenichthys georgianus chromosome 23, fPseGeo1.2, whole genome shotgun sequence genomic DNA contains:
- the myf5 gene encoding myogenic factor 5, with product MSSSAVANPNSDGNSEAAAASMDVFSPSQVFYDEASSPDSLEFGPGMELDGSEEDEHVRIPGAPHQPGHCLQWACKACKRKSNFVDRRRAATMRERRRLKKVNHAFEALRRCTSANPSQRLPKVEILRNAIHYIESLQELLHEQVENYYGLPGGSSSEPGSPLSSCSDGMADSNSPLWQHLNANYSNSYSYAKHDSLGDKSAGASSLACLSSIVDRLSSVGSGCGPAAQRDVQRDVQRDVQRDMQRDVQRDVQRDGQRDLQRDVSSTFSQGSSDSQPCTPESPGSRPVYHVL from the exons CCAGTATGGACGTCTTCTCACCATCCCAGGTCTTCTACGACGAAGCTTCCTCTCCAGACAGCCTGGAGTTTGGCCCCGGCATGGAGCTGGACGGCTCTGAGGAGGATGAGCATGTGAGGATCCCCGGGGCCCCTCACCAGCCGGGACACTGCCTGCAGTGGGCCTGCAAGGCCTGCAAGCGCAAGTCCAACTTTGTGGACCGCAGAAGAGCCGCCACCATGCGAGAGCGCCGGCGGCTGAAGAAGGTCAACCACGCTTTTGAGGCTTTGAGGCGCTGCACCTCGGCCAACCCCAGCCAGCGCCTGCCCAAGGTGGAGATCCTGCGCAACGCCATCCACTACATCGAGAGCCTGCAGGAGCTGCTACACGAGCAGGTGGAAAACTACTACGGCCTACCTGGGGGGAGCAGCTCGGAGCCCGGGAGCCCGCTGTCCAGCTGCTCTGACGGCATG GCTGACAGCAACAGTCCACTGTGGCAGCATCTGAATGCAAACTACAGCAACAGCTATTCGTATGCAAAGCACG ATAGTTTAGGCGATAAATCAGCCGGGGCCTCCAGTCTGGCGTGTCTCTCCAGCATCGTGGACCGCCTGTCCTCGGTGGGGTCCGGCTGTGGCCCCGCGGCACAGAGAGACGTGCAGAGAGACGTGCAGAGAGACGTGCAGAGAGACATGCAGAGAGACGTTCAGAGAGACGTTCAGAGAGACGGGCAGAGAGACCTGCAGAGAGACGTCTCCTCCACCTTCTCTCAGGGCAGCTCCGACTCGCAGCCCTGCACGCCGGAGAGCCCCGGGTCCAGGCCCGTGTACCACGTCCTGTGA